The Nostoc sp. 'Lobaria pulmonaria (5183) cyanobiont' genome window below encodes:
- the sufR gene encoding iron-sulfur cluster biosynthesis transcriptional regulator SufR codes for MATTHQSSTKQDILEYLHKHEKATALELAEVLDVTPQAIRRHLKDLETEELVLYSTSVQAAGMGRPQHLYQLSHQGRDRLHRTMSDRFGDGHGHFAVSLLDTLAETVGHDQFKWILQKQWERKALEYRDRVGSGSLRERVANLVELRKAEGFMAEYHPVDVNDCFESDRFILMEHNCAISNVAESFPSICGHELEMFAAVLPDCNVERTHWIINGEHRCGYLVQIRH; via the coding sequence ATGGCGACTACCCACCAGTCCTCAACCAAGCAAGATATCCTTGAGTATCTGCACAAACACGAAAAAGCAACGGCTTTGGAGCTAGCTGAAGTTTTAGACGTTACCCCCCAAGCTATTCGTCGCCATCTCAAGGATTTGGAGACGGAGGAGCTAGTTTTGTATTCGACATCAGTGCAGGCGGCGGGGATGGGGCGGCCGCAGCACCTTTATCAACTGAGTCATCAAGGACGCGATCGCTTGCATCGAACAATGAGCGATCGCTTTGGTGATGGCCACGGTCATTTTGCGGTTTCGCTGCTAGACACCTTAGCCGAAACGGTAGGACATGACCAATTTAAATGGATTTTACAGAAACAGTGGGAGCGCAAAGCATTAGAGTACCGCGATCGCGTGGGTAGCGGTTCACTGCGGGAACGGGTGGCTAACTTAGTAGAGTTGAGAAAAGCAGAAGGCTTCATGGCGGAGTATCACCCTGTTGATGTGAATGACTGCTTTGAGAGCGATCGCTTTATCTTAATGGAGCATAACTGCGCTATTTCCAACGTTGCCGAGTCTTTCCCCAGCATCTGTGGTCACGAATTAGAAATGTTTGCAGCCGTCTTACCTGATTGTAACGTAGAACGCACCCACTGGATTATCAATGGCGAACATCGTTGTGGCTATTTGGTACAAATTCGTCATTAG
- the sufB gene encoding Fe-S cluster assembly protein SufB, with amino-acid sequence MSATVKTLVNQPYKYGFVTDIEADTIPRGLDEDVVRLISSKKNEPQFMLDFRLRAYRQWQKMTEPTWPNVKYPPINYQDIIYYSAPKRKKEKLNSLDEVDPTLLETFEKLGISLSEQKRLANVAVDAIFDSVSVATTFKEKLAEDGVIFCSFSEALQEHPELIKKYLGSVVPIADNYFAALNAAVFSDGSFVYIPKGVKCPMELSTYFRINSGDTGQFERTLIVAEEGSYVSYLEGCTAPMYDSNQLHAAVVELVALDNAEIKYSTVQNWYAGDANGKGGIYNFVTKRGLCQGVNSKISWTQVETGSAITWKYPSCVLVGDNSVGEFYSVALTNHMQQADTGSKMIHVGKNTRSTIISKGISAGKSSNSYRGLVKVNPTAKGARNYSQCDSMLIGDNAHANTFPYIQVQNNTGKVEHEASTSKIGEDQLFYFAQRGISSEDAISMMISGFCKDVFNQLPMEFAVEADKLLSLKLEGSVG; translated from the coding sequence ATGAGTGCCACTGTCAAAACCTTAGTCAACCAACCCTACAAGTACGGCTTTGTCACCGATATTGAAGCCGACACTATTCCACGTGGACTAGACGAGGACGTTGTTCGCTTGATCTCCTCTAAGAAGAACGAGCCACAGTTTATGCTGGACTTTCGCCTCCGGGCTTATCGCCAGTGGCAAAAAATGACGGAACCAACTTGGCCGAATGTCAAGTATCCGCCAATCAACTATCAGGATATCATTTATTACTCAGCGCCAAAACGTAAGAAAGAAAAACTAAACAGTTTGGACGAAGTTGATCCAACCCTTTTAGAAACCTTTGAAAAGTTAGGTATTTCTCTATCTGAACAGAAGCGACTGGCAAATGTTGCCGTCGATGCGATTTTCGATAGCGTTTCTGTCGCCACTACATTTAAAGAGAAGCTAGCGGAAGATGGCGTTATTTTCTGCTCGTTTTCGGAAGCTTTGCAAGAACACCCAGAACTAATTAAAAAATACCTGGGTAGCGTTGTTCCTATCGCTGACAACTATTTTGCTGCCTTGAACGCCGCCGTATTTAGCGATGGTTCCTTTGTCTACATTCCTAAAGGCGTGAAATGCCCAATGGAACTGTCTACCTACTTCCGCATCAACTCTGGTGATACGGGACAATTTGAGCGGACTTTGATTGTCGCCGAAGAAGGTAGTTATGTTTCTTACCTGGAAGGTTGCACTGCACCGATGTATGACAGCAACCAGTTGCACGCCGCAGTTGTGGAACTCGTCGCCCTCGACAACGCCGAAATTAAATACTCCACCGTGCAAAACTGGTACGCTGGCGATGCCAACGGTAAAGGCGGTATTTACAACTTTGTCACCAAACGCGGTTTGTGTCAGGGAGTAAATTCCAAGATTTCCTGGACTCAAGTAGAAACAGGTTCAGCAATTACTTGGAAATATCCCAGTTGTGTGTTGGTGGGTGATAACTCTGTGGGTGAATTCTACTCGGTGGCGCTGACAAATCACATGCAGCAAGCCGATACCGGCAGTAAGATGATTCACGTAGGTAAGAATACCCGCAGCACAATTATTTCTAAAGGAATCTCCGCAGGTAAATCCAGCAATAGCTACCGGGGTTTGGTGAAAGTCAACCCGACGGCAAAAGGGGCGAGAAATTATTCTCAGTGTGACTCGATGTTGATTGGGGATAATGCCCATGCAAACACTTTCCCTTATATCCAGGTGCAAAATAACACTGGCAAGGTGGAGCATGAAGCTTCTACTTCCAAGATTGGGGAAGATCAGTTATTTTACTTTGCTCAACGGGGTATTTCTTCAGAAGATGCTATTTCGATGATGATTAGCGGCTTCTGTAAGGATGTTTTCAATCAGCTACCAATGGAGTTTGCTGTGGAAGCTGATAAGTTGTTGAGTTTGAAGTTGGAAGGCAGTGTTGGATAG
- the sufC gene encoding Fe-S cluster assembly ATPase SufC, which yields MIIENSEIVLSVRDLTANVDGTPILKGVNLEVRSGEIHAIMGPNGSGKSTFSKVLAGHPAYEVTGGEVIFQGQNLLELEPEERARSGVFLAFQYPLEIPGVSNLDFLRVAYNSRRKAQGLEEIDAFDFDDLIEEKLDVVKMNPSFLSRSLNEGFSGGEKKRNEILQMALLEPKLGILDETDSGLDIDALRIVANGVNQLASPKNATILITHYQRLLDYIVPDFVHVMAQGQIITSGGKELALKLESGGYDWVLAEFAAAEVGV from the coding sequence ATGATTATTGAAAATAGTGAAATTGTGCTGTCAGTAAGGGATCTGACGGCTAATGTTGATGGGACACCGATTTTGAAAGGTGTGAATCTTGAGGTGCGATCGGGTGAAATTCATGCGATTATGGGGCCAAATGGTTCTGGTAAGAGTACCTTTTCTAAGGTGTTGGCTGGGCATCCGGCGTATGAGGTGACTGGCGGTGAGGTGATTTTCCAGGGGCAAAATTTACTGGAATTGGAACCGGAAGAACGCGCCAGAAGCGGTGTATTTTTAGCCTTTCAGTATCCGTTAGAAATTCCGGGTGTGAGCAATTTAGATTTCTTGCGGGTGGCGTACAATTCTCGTCGCAAGGCGCAAGGTTTAGAGGAAATAGACGCTTTTGATTTTGACGATTTGATTGAGGAAAAGCTGGATGTGGTGAAAATGAATCCCAGTTTTCTCAGTCGGAGTTTGAATGAAGGGTTTTCTGGTGGCGAGAAGAAGCGGAATGAAATTCTGCAAATGGCGTTGCTAGAACCAAAGTTGGGAATTTTGGATGAGACTGATTCGGGTTTGGATATTGACGCGCTCAGAATTGTGGCGAATGGGGTAAATCAACTGGCAAGTCCAAAAAATGCCACAATTTTGATTACTCACTATCAACGCTTACTCGATTATATTGTGCCTGATTTTGTGCATGTAATGGCACAAGGACAGATTATCACCAGTGGTGGTAAGGAACTGGCATTAAAATTGGAGTCTGGCGGTTATGATTGGGTGCTAGCAGAATTTGCAGCTGCTGAGGTGGGTGTGTAA
- the sufD gene encoding Fe-S cluster assembly protein SufD produces the protein MSIQVSQNQASNTLVNGDPYLSELLNQFQGLIFEEVPQPETFAWLQQVRDRAANFVRHSTIPTTREEEWRFTDLSSLRQVKFNVETRGFWSIKFDITQLTLPEAVDSRLVFVNGVFAPDLSSVADLPEGIWVEDLAEFPLEYRDRLQNYLAQQEGTQEVFTALNTAAFTNASVVWVGKNVVVETPIHLLFLSIPGNSPILSQPRSLVVAESGSSVTLIEDYLYQPTNIEDPDQIQLGEVVHFTNAVTEIWVEENAQVNHTRIQRESAEAFHIGKTSVSQARDSRYTCNAINLGAKLSRHNLEILQTGEQTETTLNGLTMISSKQLSDTHSAIALNHPHGTTDQLHKCIVGDRAHAVFNGKVFVPKLAQLTNAAQLNRNLLLSSKARVDTKPQLEITADNVKCAHGATVSQLEDDEIFYLQSRGIDENDARKLLVNAFAAEVINKIPIPSLREILLNIVNNLKSISPDS, from the coding sequence ATGAGTATTCAAGTATCTCAAAATCAGGCTTCCAACACCTTGGTAAATGGAGATCCTTACCTGAGTGAGTTGTTAAATCAATTTCAGGGATTGATTTTCGAGGAAGTTCCTCAGCCAGAAACATTTGCTTGGTTACAACAAGTGCGCGATCGCGCTGCTAATTTTGTCCGTCACTCAACTATCCCCACTACCCGTGAAGAAGAATGGCGATTTACTGATCTATCGTCTCTACGGCAAGTAAAATTCAATGTAGAGACACGAGGGTTTTGGTCTATAAAATTTGATATCACACAACTGACTTTACCAGAAGCTGTTGATAGTCGGTTGGTGTTTGTCAACGGAGTTTTTGCGCCGGATCTGTCATCTGTTGCAGATTTGCCAGAAGGTATATGGGTGGAAGATTTAGCTGAATTTCCTTTAGAATATCGCGATCGCCTACAGAATTATTTAGCCCAACAAGAGGGTACGCAAGAAGTCTTCACTGCGTTGAATACTGCTGCTTTCACAAATGCATCTGTAGTATGGGTGGGAAAAAATGTTGTCGTAGAAACGCCAATTCATTTACTATTCCTGTCTATTCCTGGTAATTCACCGATACTATCACAACCTCGTTCTTTAGTAGTGGCTGAATCTGGTAGTAGTGTTACGCTCATTGAAGATTATCTGTATCAACCAACAAACATAGAAGATCCAGATCAAATACAACTTGGGGAAGTAGTTCACTTTACTAACGCAGTTACAGAAATCTGGGTTGAGGAAAATGCCCAGGTTAACCATACGCGAATTCAGCGAGAAAGTGCAGAGGCTTTTCACATTGGTAAAACATCTGTCTCGCAAGCTCGTGATAGTCGATATACTTGTAATGCCATAAATTTAGGCGCGAAGTTGTCACGGCACAATTTAGAAATTTTGCAAACTGGTGAGCAGACAGAAACTACTCTCAATGGGTTGACGATGATTTCTAGTAAGCAGTTGTCTGATACTCACAGTGCGATCGCACTAAATCATCCTCACGGTACAACCGATCAATTGCATAAATGTATTGTAGGCGATCGCGCTCATGCGGTATTCAATGGTAAAGTTTTTGTACCCAAACTAGCGCAGTTGACAAATGCAGCCCAGTTGAATCGGAATTTGCTGCTATCATCGAAAGCCAGAGTTGATACCAAACCCCAATTGGAAATTACTGCCGATAATGTCAAATGCGCTCACGGTGCTACCGTTAGCCAATTAGAAGATGACGAAATATTCTATCTGCAAAGTCGGGGAATTGATGAAAACGATGCTCGGAAGTTGTTAGTTAACGCCTTCGCGGCTGAAGTCATCAATAAAATACCGATTCCCTCTCTGCGAGAAATCCTTTTAAACATAGTTAATAATCTTAAGTCCATATCGCCTGACTCTTGA
- a CDS encoding cysteine desulfurase: MTFTPTKTVADQVRADFPILHQEVNEKPLVYLDNAATSQKPLFVLNTLRDYYEQYNANVHRGAHSLSAKATDAYEGARDKVAKFINAASRQEIVYTRNASEAINLVAYSWGMNNLQPGDEIILSVMEHHSNIVPWQLVAQKTGAVLKFVELTPEETFDLSQFKKLISEKTKLVSVVHISNTLGCINPVEEIGAIAHKYGAKFLVDACQSVPHYPVDVQKIDCDWLVASGHKMCAPTGIGFLYGKLELLESMPPFFGGGEMIAEVYLDHSTYAELPHKFEAGTPAIGEAIALGAAIDYLSNIGMDKIHAYEAELTAYLFQELEQIPQIRIYGPKPNAKGEGRAALASFTTGEVHANDLSTLLDQEGVAIRSGHHCTQPLHRYLGLAATARASLSFYNTREEIDVFIKALKETLDFFAGFLA, from the coding sequence ATGACTTTCACTCCTACCAAAACCGTTGCTGATCAAGTTCGTGCTGACTTCCCGATTTTGCATCAGGAAGTTAACGAGAAACCTTTAGTTTATCTCGATAATGCAGCGACATCGCAAAAGCCTTTGTTCGTATTAAATACCCTGCGGGATTACTACGAGCAATATAATGCTAACGTGCATCGCGGTGCCCATTCCCTCAGTGCTAAAGCTACCGATGCTTATGAAGGGGCGCGAGACAAAGTTGCTAAATTCATTAATGCTGCATCACGTCAGGAAATCGTTTATACCCGCAACGCAAGTGAGGCGATTAACCTAGTAGCCTACAGTTGGGGAATGAACAATTTGCAGCCAGGAGATGAGATTATTCTCTCGGTGATGGAACACCATAGTAATATTGTGCCTTGGCAATTGGTGGCGCAAAAAACGGGTGCAGTACTGAAATTTGTAGAACTGACACCAGAAGAAACGTTTGATTTGTCACAGTTTAAAAAGCTGATTTCTGAGAAAACAAAATTGGTGTCAGTGGTTCATATTTCCAATACTTTGGGTTGTATTAACCCAGTAGAAGAAATTGGTGCGATCGCACACAAATATGGTGCTAAATTCTTAGTTGATGCTTGCCAGAGTGTTCCCCACTACCCTGTTGATGTGCAGAAGATAGATTGTGATTGGTTGGTAGCATCCGGTCACAAAATGTGCGCTCCAACTGGGATAGGATTTCTCTATGGCAAGTTGGAATTGTTAGAATCAATGCCACCATTTTTTGGTGGTGGTGAGATGATTGCAGAGGTGTATTTAGACCATTCCACCTATGCAGAATTACCGCATAAATTTGAAGCCGGTACACCTGCAATTGGGGAAGCGATCGCACTTGGGGCTGCGATAGATTATCTTAGCAATATCGGCATGGATAAAATCCATGCCTACGAAGCAGAATTAACAGCCTATTTGTTCCAAGAATTAGAGCAAATTCCCCAAATTAGAATTTACGGCCCTAAACCAAATGCTAAAGGGGAAGGTAGGGCTGCACTTGCGTCATTCACCACCGGGGAAGTCCACGCCAACGACTTATCTACATTATTAGATCAAGAAGGCGTTGCCATTCGTTCTGGACATCATTGCACTCAACCATTACACCGTTACTTAGGTCTTGCTGCAACCGCACGAGCGAGTCTATCTTTCTACAACACCCGCGAGGAAATTGATGTTTTCATCAAAGCACTGAAAGAAACTCTGGACTTTTTTGCGGGTTTCCTTGCTTAA